The Bradyrhizobium ottawaense genome window below encodes:
- a CDS encoding MFS transporter — MRLPFFYGWVVVAVTFVTMAIGVNARTAFSLFFPPIVSEFGWERGVTAGAFSFGFVVSGVVSPLIGRLMDRAGPRAVMELGVVLMGGGLLLAPLTSAPWHLYVTIGVMVGAGSVCLGYSGQSLFLPNWFIRKRGFAIGIAFAGVGIGSVTLLPWVQHMIEQTGWRTACTAMGLLILVVLAPVNLLLHKRPQDIGLEPDGDAVSAAGAAEPISNVVDPVWVGTDWTLKRAVATARFWWIALGYFCGLYIWYAVQVHQTKFLLDIGFSPGVAVWALGIVSLLGIPGQILLGHVSDRIGREWVWAISCAGFVICFAALMALKFQPSLWLVYVMVFTQGALGYGLTSIMGAVVFEIFQGKHQGSIFGTIMLAALAGGAAGPWVTGFLYDRTGDYTLAFAIAMIVSALSALSIWQAAPRKVRAVAGRLHKLQAGTGAD, encoded by the coding sequence ATGCGGCTTCCGTTCTTCTACGGCTGGGTCGTGGTCGCCGTGACCTTCGTCACCATGGCCATTGGCGTCAACGCGCGCACCGCCTTTTCACTGTTCTTTCCTCCCATCGTCTCCGAATTCGGCTGGGAGCGCGGCGTCACCGCGGGCGCCTTCTCCTTCGGCTTCGTGGTGTCGGGCGTGGTCAGCCCTCTGATCGGCCGCCTGATGGACCGCGCCGGCCCGCGCGCGGTGATGGAGCTCGGCGTCGTGCTGATGGGCGGTGGGCTGCTGCTTGCGCCGCTCACCAGCGCGCCCTGGCATCTCTATGTCACCATCGGCGTCATGGTCGGCGCCGGCTCGGTGTGTCTCGGCTATTCCGGCCAGTCGCTGTTCCTGCCGAACTGGTTCATCCGCAAGCGCGGCTTCGCCATCGGCATCGCTTTCGCCGGCGTCGGCATCGGCTCGGTGACGTTGCTGCCCTGGGTGCAGCACATGATCGAGCAGACCGGCTGGCGCACCGCCTGCACCGCGATGGGCCTGCTCATCCTGGTCGTGCTGGCGCCGGTCAATCTGCTGCTGCACAAGCGCCCGCAGGACATCGGCCTCGAGCCGGACGGCGATGCCGTCTCGGCCGCGGGCGCGGCCGAACCGATCTCCAACGTCGTCGATCCCGTCTGGGTCGGGACCGACTGGACGCTGAAACGCGCGGTGGCGACCGCGCGATTCTGGTGGATCGCGCTCGGCTATTTCTGCGGCCTGTACATCTGGTACGCGGTGCAGGTGCACCAGACCAAATTCCTGCTCGACATCGGCTTCAGTCCCGGTGTCGCGGTGTGGGCGCTCGGGATCGTCAGCCTGCTCGGCATTCCCGGCCAGATCCTGCTCGGCCATGTCTCCGACCGGATCGGACGGGAATGGGTGTGGGCGATCAGTTGCGCGGGCTTTGTGATCTGCTTTGCGGCGCTCATGGCGTTGAAGTTCCAGCCGTCGCTATGGCTGGTCTACGTGATGGTGTTCACGCAAGGCGCGCTCGGCTACGGCCTCACCTCGATCATGGGCGCCGTGGTGTTCGAGATTTTCCAGGGCAAGCACCAGGGCAGCATCTTCGGCACGATCATGCTGGCGGCGCTGGCGGGCGGTGCGGCCGGACCGTGGGTGACCGGTTTCCTCTACGATCGCACCGGTGACTACACGCTCGCCTTCGCCATCGCGATGATCGTGAGCGCCTTGTCGGCACTCTCGATCTGGCAGGCCGCGCCGCGGAAGGTGCGGGCCGTCGCCGGCCGGCTGCACAAGCTCCAGGCAGGAACGGGCGCGGATTAG